CTTCGGGACGGTGCGCCTCCGGGTCGCAGCCGAACGGGAGCCAGAAGGAACGCGCGAGGCCGGCCTCGCGATGCCGGGCCGCGGCGAACGACGAGCCGAGAAAGAAGGAGTCGTACGCGTCGGCCATCCGGAGCCCCGCGTGGAATTCGGCCGGATAGTCCGAGAACCAGTTCACGCAGCGGACGCCTTGGTCGCGCAGCCGCTCGATGGTCCTCCGGGTCAGGACGGCCCCTTGATTGACAATCAGGAGATCGGGCCGCACGCGGCGCGCCAGCCGAAGGAGGCGCGCGTTCAGCCGGTCCCGATCGAGCCGATCCAGGGTGGGCCAGCGCTGGCGCAGGCGGCCGGGCAGGAGGAAGTCGCGGTGATCGAACCGCGTCACCTCGTGACCGAGGCGCGACAGCGCGGCGGCGAGATAGTCCGGGAGCGCCTCGAAGCGGGGGTTGGAGGCCCCAGACAGGATGGTCTTCATGTTCGCCCCGCCGCGCCGAGCGCCGCGTGCGGGCCCGCCGGCCCGGAGGCGCGCGGGCCGGCCGCGCGGCCGGCGCCGGGCAGCGCCCCGGCGAGCGCGGCGAGATCGTCGCGCGTGAACGCCCGCAGCCAGACCGCGAGCAGGAACGCGGCGGACACGAGGACGATCCCCTCTGGGAGGAGGCGCGTCAGCGCCGCGGTCCGCGTCGCGACCGGCAGGTGCGCTCCCAGCACGGCCAGGCGCAACGCACCGCCGGCGAGCAGGCCGCCGAGCCCGGCCAGGACGGGAGCGGGGACGGCGAGACCGGTGGGACGAACGAGACGTGGAGCGATCCGGAGCGCGCCCCGGGTGAGCAGGGCCGCGGCCAGCGCCGCCCCGAGAAGCGCCGCGGCGGCCACGCCGGGGGCCCCGTACGGGGCCGCCAGGCCCGCGGCCAGGCCGACGTGCACGAGCGACCCGCCGAGCGCGGCGCGGGCCTCGGGTCCCGGTCGGCCCATCCCCCGCAGGACGAGACGAAGCGGCGACACCATGAAGCTCAGGGCCGCGGCCGCGGCGAGCAATCGCGCCGCGGTGGCCGAGGCCTGCGGAATGTCGCGTCCCGTCCAGGCCCTGAGGACCGCCTCGGCGTCGAGCAGGACCAATGCGAGACAGGGGACGGCCAGAAGCGCCACGTAACGCGTGGCACGCTCGACGAGGGCGCGGACACTCTGATCGTCGCCGCGCGCATCGAGCCGCCCCGCCAGGGGCTGGATGACAGGCAGGGGCAGGGCCGCGATCTGCAGGATCCCGGCGATCTTCGCGCCCAGATCGTAGAGGCCCGCGGCGACGAATCCGGACGCTCCGGCCAGGAGAAGGCGGGGGAGGTGCGCGCCGAGGATCTCCGAGACGCGCACGATCTGGATGCGCATGCCAAACGACAGGAGCTCCCGCCATTCGGCTCTCCCTGCCGCGAACGGCACGGGCCTCAGACCCGGCACGAGACGGTGCGCCGCCGTCGCTTCGAGGAACGACGCCAGCCCGGCGGCCAGAAGCGAGTTGAGCGCCATGCCACGAAGCCCGAAGCCGCCAGAGAGCGCCAGGGCGGCGCCGCACCCCTCCAGCAGAGAGACGGTCGATCCGATTCGTCCGAGCCGGTCCAGGCGCTGCGCCCCGGCGACCACGCCGCGGTAGCCCGAGAGGACCGTGCGCAGCACCACGGTGGCCAGCGTGCAGCCGAAGACGGTGGCGGCCTGCCCCGCGAGGGGTCCGCCGGGCACGACGAGCCCCAGGGCGCGCGGACCGCACACCAGGGCGATCGCCGACAGGAGGATCCCCAGGCCCAGGTGGAATCCCATTCCGGCCCCCAGAATCCGGTTGAGGCCGGCCGTGTCGGAGATCGCGATCGCCTTCGACGTGAACCGGCTGTAGGACGCCCCGACGCCGAGATCCAGGAGATGGGTCGTGTGGGCGAGCGACCAGGACGCCCCCCAGAGCCCGAGCCCCTCGATCCCGCAGGCGCGTACGACGAAGGGGGTCAGGACCAGCCCGACGAGCGCCGAGGTGGCCGACTCGATCCCGCCCCAGGCGACCCCCCTGGCGGCCGCGGTCTTCTCGCCGTGCGCGTCGAGTCCGCGAGCGTCGGGACGGCCCGTGCGCTCCATGCTCAGGCCTCCTGCGCCGGCGCCGAGGCGGCCACCACGAGACCGGTCAGGAGCCAGAACGGCTCCATCACCCGGATCAGCATGAAGGTGTTGGTGCCGACGGCATGCACCAGGAGACCCGCGAGTCCGGCGGTCATCCCGAGGCCGAGCCCGCGCACCAGGGGATCGGCCTGGCCCGTGGCGACCCGGTAGAACAGGGCCGCGGCGCTCCCGACGAGGAGGGCGAAGGCGGTGAAGCCGATGGCGCCGATCTCCACCAGGAGGCGGAAGTACTGGGCGTCGAGGAACCCGTATCCCGTGACGCCCCATCCCGCGACGGGGTGCTTCACGAAGGCCCGCAGCGCCTCGCCCCACGACGTCAGCCTGGCCGAGGCGGAGGGATCGAGCTTCACGTGGCCGACCTGCACCGAGTCGTCCTCTCCCTGAAAGGTGTACAGGATGCGATCCTCGACGCTCGCGGGATGGACGAAGAACAGCAGGGCCGCCGCCAGGGACGCCGCCGCGAACAGCCGCCGGCGTGCCGGCGACAGGGCCATGAGCGTCGCCAGGGAAGCGGACAGACCGATCCACGAGCTCCGCGACAGGGTCGCCAGAAGCGGCGGGATGACGAAGAGGGCGAGCGCCGCGCAGCCTCGCTTCCAGCGCCTCCACCCGTCCGGCAGGGTCAGGGCGATGGCGCAGGACACGCTGAACACCAGCACCAGGTACCCGCCGAGGGTGTTCGGTTCTCCTTCCCGGCCCTCGAACGGCGCCGACGGGCGGGTCCCCGAGGGGATCTGCCACCAGCCGTAGGCGGCGATGAGGGCCGCGGTGATCAGGGCGGCGGCGAGCAGGCGCCGGAATCGATCGCCGCCGCGCACGTAGTTCAGCGTGATGAAGAAGATGATGAAGTACTCGAGGTACTTGGCGACGAAGCACAGGCCGACCATCGGCCGGACGCGGTCCGCCTCGATGCCGATCAGGGTGGAGAACAGGCAGCAGGCGGCGTAGGCGAAGATGCACGTGTTCAGAGTGTTGCGACGGATGGCTCCGAGGTCCTTGTGGATCGCCATCCGGGCGATCCAGGCGAAGCCGACCAGGAGGAGAAGCAGGTCCTCCGTTCGAAGCATGACCTCGCGGGTCCCTTCCAGGCCCGCGCCGCCGCCCCCCCCGATCGAGATTTCGGGGGAGAGCAGCATCGAGAGGATCAGGATGATCAGGCCCGCCTCGGCGCGCAGGATCGTGGCCAGGAACAGGATGGCCGCGACCGCGGCCACGATGGGAAGCTTCAGCGGCGCGCTGGTGATCCAGAGCGCCAGAAGGACGAGGGCCGTCGCGACCCCCGCGAGCAGGGCCGCACTCCGTGCCGGAAGGACACCGGCCGTCCCCGGAGAGGCGTTCATGGGAGGCTAGCGTTCGCCGCCGGCGGCTCGGATCCCGGACCGCGTCCCGGTGGCCTCCGTGACGGCTGGCACGGCGTCGACCGGCTTGCCCGCGTAACGATGGTAGATGTACTGCATCTCGGGGCTGTACGTGCTGACCTCCGCCTTCACGTCGTTCAGCACGATGCCGCGAATGGCGGCATGGACGTTGTCCAGGTGGGTCTTGGCGCGCTTCAGCACGGCACGACCGATCCGCCCGAGCTGGTAGACGAGCACGACCCCGTCGACGCGCGTCGACAGCACCACCGCGTCAGTGACCGGCAGGATCGGCGGCGCGTCGATCAGGATGACGTCGAAACGCGAGGCCACCTCCACGATGAAATCGGTGAACAAAGGGGACGCCAGGAGCTCCGACGGATTGGGGGGCAGCGCCCCGGCGGTCAGGATGCGCAGGTTTTCGAGACCGGCCGAGGTCAGCATCGACTGCATGTCGACACGCCCGAGGAAGACCTCCGAGAACCGGTGCAGGACGTCGTCCAGCCGGTTCATGCCGAGCGCGACGTGCGTGAATCCCGGCTCCCGGGGCACCCCGAAGATGCGGTTGAGCGAGGGGCTTCTCAGGTCGCAGTCCCACACCAGCGTCTTCATCCCCATCTGGGCCATGGCGACCCCCAGGTTCGCCACCGTCGTCGACTTCCCCTCGCTGGGAGACGCGGAGGTGAACAGGAAGGTGCGGCCCGCCTTGCCGATGCGCGAGAACTCGATGTTGGTCCGGAGCGATCGGAACGCTTCGGCCGCCGGAGACTGGGGAGCGAACTGGGTCACCAGAGCGCCCAGGCCCTCCAGGTTCGGATCGGACGCCAGCGTGGGGTTGCGCTGCAGGATCTCGCGGCGCGTGGAGTCCGGGTCGATGTGCGGGACGACGCCGATCACGGGCAGTCCCAGATACTCCTCGACGTCCTCGATGCTGCCGATGGAGGTGTCCAGGGTCTCGGCCAGGAAGGCGGCGACCAGCCCGAGGAGGAGACCGACAATAAGCCCCACCAGGGACCTCAGGATCCGGCCGGGGGCGTGGCGCGGGATGGCGGCCGTCGACTCCTCGACGACGCTGAGCTCCTGCACCTTGTCGGCCTCCTTGATCAGCGCCTCCTGGTGCTTGCGCATGAGCATCTGGTAGGCCTCGGTGTTGACCGCCACCTCGCGTTGCAGCTCCATCAGCGTCTGCTCGGCGCGGGGGAAGCGCGCCAGCTTCGAATCCAGGTCCCGCTTGCGGGCGCGCGCCAGGCCGAGCGCCGAGTGCGCCTCGCGCCTCAGGCGGGCGGTGAGCAGGTCGATCTGCTCCTTGATCGACTTCACCTCGGGGGCGTCCTCTTTCTGGAAGGACAGGATCTGGCGCTTCCGATCCTCGAGCTTCGCGAGCTCCAGCCTGAGGCCCGCGAGCCCCTCCTCGGGCAGGTCCACCAGGAGGAGCTCGGGGGACGAGCCGGGGTCGCCGGGATGGTCCAGGAGGTCGACGAGCTGCTGCATCGACGAGAGCCGGGCCTCGGTCCGGCCCGCTTCGTCCTGGAAGAACTGGATCTCCTTGGCGTCCGGCATGCTGGCGCCGACGTTGGCCTCCTTGAATCGTGTCAGGCGCTCCTCGGCCGCGCGCAGGCGGGCGCTCACTTCGGCGACCTGGCGCTCCACGAACTCGCGCGCCTCGATCGCCTGGCGATTGCGCTCGAAGGTGTGGCGGATGATGTATTCCTGCATGACGGCATTGACGAACTGCACCGCCTCCTCGGCGGTCGGGCAGGCGCTCCGGATCTCGATCAGGCTCGTGTTGTCGATCGGCTTGGCGGTGTAGGTGGCGAGCATCGCGTCGAGAGCCGCCGCCATCTTGGGGTCGGCCAGGACGGTCTCGATCGTCGCGGACACCGGGATGCGGCCGAGCCGCTGCGCCGCCTTCAGGGCGACCGGCTTGCTGGTGATGATCTGCGCCTGGGTCGCGAGATCGTCCCCCGGGCTCCAGGTGAATGCCTCGAGGAACAGCCCCGTGACGCTGTCGGTCCGGCTCCACTTGACGCGGGCGTTCGCCTCGTACACCGGCCGGGCCCGCGGCGTCATGATCAGGGTCAGGGCCCCCAGCGCCAGGCAGCAGCCCGCCACGATCTTCCAGCGCCGGCGCAGGATGCGGAGGTAGTCCTGGAGGTTCAGGTCGTACTGGGCGGCCATGTCAGTCCTTCTGGAAGTTGTCGATGATGTAGATCGACTCGATGATCCCGAGGGCGGGGGCGATGATCGACATGACCTCCTGGAGCGTCGCGATGGCGCGGCGGGGCACGAACACGATGTCGCCCGGAGCCAGCGGCACGTCCGCCTCGAGGTCCCCCTCCTTGAACATCTCCTTGAAGTTGGCGATCTTCATCTCCGCCTGGCCGCCGTCGCCGCGTTTCAGCACCACGACCCCCTTCATGTACCCCTTGGAGCTGAACCCTCCGGAGCGGGAGATCGCCTCGACCAGGCCCATCTTGTCGATGATGTTCACGACCCCCGGCTGGTTGACTTCCCCGAGGACGAACACCTTGCGGTTGCCCATCGAGAGGGACGGGACGAACACGAGGTCGCCGTGGCGCAGCCACGGATCGTCGCTCTCGTTTCCCTGAAAGACGGCGCGAAACAGGTTCAGCTCGCGGCGCGGCGACCCCGGCCGGATAACCTGGATGCGCATCACGTCCGCGTCCTGCGAGGGACCGCCGTGCGCCGAGAGGAACTCCACGAGGCGGGTCGGGCCTTCGAGGGCCCAGGAGCCCGGGCCGCTGTCGTTTCTGGCGGTGGTCTTCACCTCCCCCATCAGGCTCACCCGGTGGCCGGCGTACTTGGTGATCAGGAGCTCGACGTGCGTCTCCCTGTAGATCGCCTGGAAGCGCTTCTCGATGTCCTTCTTGAGGTCGACGACGGTGCGGCCGGCCACCGGCAGCGCGCCGATTCCCATGACCGGAAGGAAGGCCTCTCCGTCGCTCTGCACGGTCAGCTTGAGCTCGTCGATCTTCTGTCCGTTCCAGATCCGGAGGCTCAGGACGTCGCCCGGTCCGAACAGGTAGTCGGCGGCGGGGGCGATGGTCTCCTCCTGCGCGACCCCGGTGGCGGGCGCCTCCTGCGCGGCCACGACACCGAACAGGCAGAGAATGGCCAGGATGACGATGCCGGCGCCGCGCAGCATCCGGCGGGCGCGGCGGACCGCGGCGAGGCGCCGCGCCCCGGGCGAAGGAGCGAAGCAGGGATCGTCGATCGGCAACCGGCGTCCATTGCGCACGACCGCGGTCACGCGCCCGAGCAAGTCCTCCCGAAGCACCCCCGCGTCGGGTCCCCCCTCCGCGTCCCCCTGGAGACGGTAGACGCGACGGCCGGCGCGCATCTCCACGAGGACCAGCCGGTGCACCACGAGGAGATCCGGAGAGGAGCGCGCCAGGACGATCTGCCCCGGTCGAGGCAGGCCGAGGAACGGGGAGACCACCGCCACATCTCCCTGGACGAGGGCCGGTCGCATGCTCGCGCCCCTGACCGGAACCAGCGCCGCGTGCCCCCCCAGGAGCAGCGCATCGAGGACCGGTGCGGCCTCGCGCTCGACCTCGGGCAGGGACCCTCCGGGCGTTGCGCCGGGGCCGCGGCCGCGTGCGGCGGTCATACGGCGACCTGCGCGGGGGGCGCGCCGACGCCCTTCACCCGGTGCCGGATGTGGAGGAACGGAGCGCGCGCCAGGTCGATGACCCGTCTCTCGCCCGGGTCGTGCCCGCCGGCCGAGGCGGTGATCTCGACGCGCGGCCGGAAGTGGTTGTCTTCGTTCAGAGAGACCACGCACGCCAGGTCGCCGCTGCTGAGCTCCACCAGGGCGCCGATGGGGAAGATTGGGATCGCCTTCAGGAGGGCGCGGAACAGGGCGGGAGAGAATCGCCGGCCGTGCTGCTCCATGACCAGCGAGGTCACGTCGTGAAGGTCGGACTCCGGACGATCGTCCGATCCGTGCGTGTGCATCTCGAGGAGGCTCGCGAGGGCGACGACCTGGGCGGCCGTGTCGGCGCGGGAGCGCTCCGAAGGGGTCGGCAGGTCGAACCGCAGGAGACCGTGCACCTCGCGGATCGACTCCAGGAGCCCCGCGGCGTCCGCCCCGAGGACCTTCAGGATCGGCCCCGGATTCTCGCGCTCCCCCTTCGGGTCGAGCGCCTCCTCCGAGCCGATGGACGGAAGTTCGGCATCCGGATCGATCCCGGCCCGCATCAGGCCGGCATCATGGAGAAGCGCCAGGAGGCCCACCCGAGGGTCCGCCTCGAGTCCGAGCGCGCACCAGATGCGGGCCGCGATGAAGGCGACGTTGACCGAGTGGGTGGCCAGGCGGAAGCCGCCGACGGCGGCCAGCAGGTCCGGCAGGGGAGTCGTCGATCGGCCGCTCGCGACGATCGAGCCCGCCAGTTCCGTCAGTCCTTTCGCGTCGACCGGTCTCTGGACGTGCGCATCCCGGAGGATCTTCGACAGGGTCTGCGCGCCGTCCACGGCGGCCGCCGGGCGCGGCCCGGAGACGACCGCGGGCCCCTTCAGGAGTGCGACCGCGGGGGCGCTTCCCGAAGCGGCGGGGGAGCCCTCCGCGACGACCGGTGCCACTCCCGCGTGCACCATGATCTCGCGCAGGCTCCGCATGCCCCGCTGCGCGCCCGGCAGGGTGGCCACGTCGTCCACGCAGGCGTGACCCTGGATCGCCTTCCGCCAGCCCTCCTCGCGCAGGCGCGG
This window of the Candidatus Polarisedimenticolia bacterium genome carries:
- a CDS encoding lipopolysaccharide biosynthesis protein; protein product: MERTGRPDARGLDAHGEKTAAARGVAWGGIESATSALVGLVLTPFVVRACGIEGLGLWGASWSLAHTTHLLDLGVGASYSRFTSKAIAISDTAGLNRILGAGMGFHLGLGILLSAIALVCGPRALGLVVPGGPLAGQAATVFGCTLATVVLRTVLSGYRGVVAGAQRLDRLGRIGSTVSLLEGCGAALALSGGFGLRGMALNSLLAAGLASFLEATAAHRLVPGLRPVPFAAGRAEWRELLSFGMRIQIVRVSEILGAHLPRLLLAGASGFVAAGLYDLGAKIAGILQIAALPLPVIQPLAGRLDARGDDQSVRALVERATRYVALLAVPCLALVLLDAEAVLRAWTGRDIPQASATAARLLAAAAALSFMVSPLRLVLRGMGRPGPEARAALGGSLVHVGLAAGLAAPYGAPGVAAAALLGAALAAALLTRGALRIAPRLVRPTGLAVPAPVLAGLGGLLAGGALRLAVLGAHLPVATRTAALTRLLPEGIVLVSAAFLLAVWLRAFTRDDLAALAGALPGAGRAAGPRASGPAGPHAALGAAGRT
- a CDS encoding O-antigen ligase family protein gives rise to the protein MNASPGTAGVLPARSAALLAGVATALVLLALWITSAPLKLPIVAAVAAILFLATILRAEAGLIILILSMLLSPEISIGGGGGAGLEGTREVMLRTEDLLLLLVGFAWIARMAIHKDLGAIRRNTLNTCIFAYAACCLFSTLIGIEADRVRPMVGLCFVAKYLEYFIIFFITLNYVRGGDRFRRLLAAALITAALIAAYGWWQIPSGTRPSAPFEGREGEPNTLGGYLVLVFSVSCAIALTLPDGWRRWKRGCAALALFVIPPLLATLSRSSWIGLSASLATLMALSPARRRLFAAASLAAALLFFVHPASVEDRILYTFQGEDDSVQVGHVKLDPSASARLTSWGEALRAFVKHPVAGWGVTGYGFLDAQYFRLLVEIGAIGFTAFALLVGSAAALFYRVATGQADPLVRGLGLGMTAGLAGLLVHAVGTNTFMLIRVMEPFWLLTGLVVAASAPAQEA
- a CDS encoding polysaccharide biosynthesis tyrosine autokinase, encoding MAAQYDLNLQDYLRILRRRWKIVAGCCLALGALTLIMTPRARPVYEANARVKWSRTDSVTGLFLEAFTWSPGDDLATQAQIITSKPVALKAAQRLGRIPVSATIETVLADPKMAAALDAMLATYTAKPIDNTSLIEIRSACPTAEEAVQFVNAVMQEYIIRHTFERNRQAIEAREFVERQVAEVSARLRAAEERLTRFKEANVGASMPDAKEIQFFQDEAGRTEARLSSMQQLVDLLDHPGDPGSSPELLLVDLPEEGLAGLRLELAKLEDRKRQILSFQKEDAPEVKSIKEQIDLLTARLRREAHSALGLARARKRDLDSKLARFPRAEQTLMELQREVAVNTEAYQMLMRKHQEALIKEADKVQELSVVEESTAAIPRHAPGRILRSLVGLIVGLLLGLVAAFLAETLDTSIGSIEDVEEYLGLPVIGVVPHIDPDSTRREILQRNPTLASDPNLEGLGALVTQFAPQSPAAEAFRSLRTNIEFSRIGKAGRTFLFTSASPSEGKSTTVANLGVAMAQMGMKTLVWDCDLRSPSLNRIFGVPREPGFTHVALGMNRLDDVLHRFSEVFLGRVDMQSMLTSAGLENLRILTAGALPPNPSELLASPLFTDFIVEVASRFDVILIDAPPILPVTDAVVLSTRVDGVVLVYQLGRIGRAVLKRAKTHLDNVHAAIRGIVLNDVKAEVSTYSPEMQYIYHRYAGKPVDAVPAVTEATGTRSGIRAAGGER
- a CDS encoding SLBB domain-containing protein, whose protein sequence is MTAARGRGPGATPGGSLPEVEREAAPVLDALLLGGHAALVPVRGASMRPALVQGDVAVVSPFLGLPRPGQIVLARSSPDLLVVHRLVLVEMRAGRRVYRLQGDAEGGPDAGVLREDLLGRVTAVVRNGRRLPIDDPCFAPSPGARRLAAVRRARRMLRGAGIVILAILCLFGVVAAQEAPATGVAQEETIAPAADYLFGPGDVLSLRIWNGQKIDELKLTVQSDGEAFLPVMGIGALPVAGRTVVDLKKDIEKRFQAIYRETHVELLITKYAGHRVSLMGEVKTTARNDSGPGSWALEGPTRLVEFLSAHGGPSQDADVMRIQVIRPGSPRRELNLFRAVFQGNESDDPWLRHGDLVFVPSLSMGNRKVFVLGEVNQPGVVNIIDKMGLVEAISRSGGFSSKGYMKGVVVLKRGDGGQAEMKIANFKEMFKEGDLEADVPLAPGDIVFVPRRAIATLQEVMSIIAPALGIIESIYIIDNFQKD